One region of Cucurbita pepo subsp. pepo cultivar mu-cu-16 chromosome LG03, ASM280686v2, whole genome shotgun sequence genomic DNA includes:
- the LOC111790003 gene encoding protein ABHD17B-like yields the protein MGGVTSSMAAKFAFFPPNPPSYKLITDDLTGLLLLSPFPHRENVEVLKLPTRRSTDIVAIYVRHPMATSTLLYSHGNAADLGQMYELFIELSIHLRVNLMGYDYSGYGQSSGKPSEQNTYADIEAAYKCLEESYGTKQEDIILYGQSVGSGPTLDLAARLPRLRATVLHSPILSGLRVMYPVKRSYWFDIYKNIDKVSQVNCPILIIHGTSDDVVDCSHGKQLWELCKEKYEPLWLKGGNHCNLELYPEYIRHLKKFVLTVEKPPSQRYSTRMSTDQYEQPRKSTEFFEIPRKSTDRREKPRRSMDQPEKLKNHSDKLDKFRLSFNHGERSRRSVDCHEKSRKSIDHQLERARKSVDRLDRIRTG from the exons ATGGGCGGCGTTACCTCATCCATGGCGGCCAAGTTTGCCTTCTTCCCGCCGAACCCACCTTCGTACAAGCTCATCACCGATGATCTTACTGGCCTTTTGCTTCTCAGCCCTTTCCCTCATCGCGAAAATGTTGAAGTTCTGAAACTGCCCACTCGCCGGAGCACTGATATCGTTGCAATCTATGTCCGGCATCCGATGGCAACTTCGACTCTGCTCTATTCTCATGGCAACGCCGCCGATCTGGGCCAAATGTATGAGCTCTTCATCGAGCTTAGCATTCACCTGCGTGTTAATCTAATGGG GTACGATTATTCGGGTTACGGTCAATCATCAGGAAAG CCATCTGAGCAAAATACATATGCAGATATTGAGGCTGCATATAAGTGTCTTGAAGAAAGCTATGGAACCAAGCAGGAAGACATCATCCTATATGGTCAATCTGTTGGGAGTGGTCCGACTTTGGATCTTGCAGCCCGACTTCCTCGACTAAGAGCTACCGTTTTGCACAGTCCAATACTTTCTGGCCTACGAGTCATGTATCCTGTGAAACGCTCTTACTGGTTCGATATCTATAAG AATATCGACAAAGTTTCGCAGGTTAATTGCCCTATTCTCATCATTCAT GGAACTTCAGATGATGTGGTTGATTGCTCTCATGGCAAGCAACTTTGGGAActttgtaaagaaaaatatgaaccATTGTGGCTAAAAGGAGGAAACCACTGTAATCTGGAGCTCTATCCTGAGTATATCAGACATCTAAAGAAGTTTGTATTAACAGTTGAGAAACCGCCTTCTCAACGATACAGTACTAGAATGAGTACAGACCAATATGAGCAGCCACGAAAGAGCACCGAGTTTTTCGAGATTCCAAGGAAGAGTACAGATAGGAGAGAAAAACCGAGGCGGAGCATGGATCAACCAGAGAAGCTGAAGAATCACTCTGATAAGTTAGACAAGTTTAGACTCTCCTTTAACCATGGGGAAAGGTCTCGCAGGAGCGTTGATTGTCATGAAAAGTCACGGAAAAGCATCGATCACCAGCTGGAAAGAGCAAGAAAAAGCGTCGATCGGCTCGATAGAATACGAACCGG GTGA
- the LOC111789755 gene encoding uncharacterized protein LOC111789755, with protein MGRRSLWVALLVLSLLLYSRPHGVSSTLPLQSLNQGSKDSATESTPKQDLNNAHEVHCSRERSRAAWKIIEEYLMPFVDKKRYKISTKCRLHPDNDMFRDQEQHKSHLDFNDWKCGYCKKKFYEEKYLDQHFANRHYDLLNVSRSKCLADFCGALHCDRVIDTISQKSKCNPAAAARNKHMCEGLADSCFPIDDGASASHLHEFFLRQFCDAHTCSGKPKPFSRGRQVRTSVFYVVISVLTVIFVLFFYVFIYLYKRGMRTRPQVLKRLSKSGGKKKPS; from the exons ATGGGAAGGCGATCCTTATGGGTTGCGCTTCTCGTCCTCTCCCTTCTTCTTTATTCGCGGCCGCACGGAGTTTCTTCCACTCTTCCTCTTCAATCATTGAATCAG GGTTCTAAAGATTCAGCCACCGAGAg CACTCCGAAGCAGGATTTGAACAATGCTCATGAGGTGCAttgctccagagaaaggagtagGGCTGCGTGGAAAATAATTGAGGAG TATCTAATGCCATTCGTGGATAAAAAGCGATACAAGATTTCTACTAAGTGTAGGCTTCACCCCGATAATGACATGTTCAGAGATCAAGAACAGCACAAGAGCCATCTAGATTTTAATGACTGGAAGTGTGGATATTGTAAAAAGAAATTCTACGAAGAAAAGTATCTCGATCAGCACTTTGCCAATAGACACTATGATTTACTCAATGTG AGTCGAAGCAAGTGCTTGGCAGATTTTTGTGGTGCATTGCACTGTGACCGTGTGATAGATACAATATCACAGAAAAGTAAATGCAAtcctgctgctgctgcaaGAAATAAACACATGTGTGAG GGTCTTGCTGACAGTTGTTTTCCTATCGATGACGGTGCCTCGGCCAGCCATCTTCACG AATTCTTCTTACGTCAGTTCTGTGATGCACACACATGTAGCGGAAAGCCAAAACCTTTCTCGAGAGGTCGACAA GTTAGGACGAGTGTGTTCTACGTTGTTATTTCAGTTTTGACAGTCATTTTTGTGCTGTTTTTCTATGTCTTCATTTACTTGTATAAGAG GGGAATGAGAACTCGACCACAGGTGCTGAAACGCCTCTCAAAAAgtggaggaaagaaaaaaccttCATAG
- the LOC111789858 gene encoding uncharacterized protein LOC111789858 — protein sequence MASMLQKLVRKSPPTRLIAALGTQTSQNPLKPYILHQPLDFDKKPDRHCDSNLNSVSTSNPSHFSLFYPSFPFGFCLPQISSSGMLPFEPDFVEQDESRKLWADSVKKKRKRKMNKHKYKKLRKRLRRQT from the exons ATGGCGTCGATGCTTCAAAAGCTCGTCAGAAAATCGCCACCAACAAGACTAATTGCTGCTTTGG GTACCCAGACCTCACAAAATCCCTTAAAACCCTACATTCTTCACCAGCCGCTTGATTTTGACAAGAAACCAGATCGGCATTGCGATTCTAATTTAAACTCTGTTTCTACTTCGAATCCATCTCACTTTTCCCTGTTTTACCCTAGTTTTCCATTTGGGTTTTGCTTGCCGCAAATCTCCTCATCTGGGATGCTTCCGTTCGAGCCCGATTTTGTTGAACAAGATGAATCTAGGAAATTGTGGGCTGATAgcgtgaagaagaagaggaaacgGAAGATGAACAAGCATAAATACAAGAAGCTTAGGAAGCGAC TCCGAAGACAGACTTAG
- the LOC111791650 gene encoding uncharacterized protein LOC111791650 isoform X2, which yields MRETMLALQRAFRTIHTTVDAPQITSFALRAPKYVEVKFADGSVFNLSAEFLRVYSPAADAKVRSIGGEKVISGRRHVSIMSAEPVGNYGDPF from the exons ATGAGAGAGACGATGTTAGCTTTGCAAAGGGCTTTCCGGACGATCCATACCACCGTTGATGCTCCGCAAATTACCAGTTTCGCTCTTCGCGCCCCCAAATAT GTTGAGGTTAAATTTGCAGATGGAAGTGTGTTCAACTTGTCAGCTGAATTCTTGAGAGTATATAGCCCAGCTGCTGATGCTAAGGTTCGGTCAATTGGGGGTGAAAAG GTAATTTCTGGACGACGTCACGTCAGTATCATGTCTGCAGAACCAGTTGGGAACTATGGG GATCCTTTTTGA
- the LOC111791650 gene encoding uncharacterized protein LOC111791650 isoform X3, protein MLTLHRAFRTIHTTVDAPQITSFALRAPKYVEVKFADGSVFNLSAEFLRVYSPAADAKVRSIGGEKVISGRRHVSIMSAEPVGNYGDPF, encoded by the exons ATGTTAACTCTGCAT AGGGCTTTCCGGACGATCCATACCACCGTTGATGCTCCGCAAATTACCAGTTTCGCTCTTCGCGCCCCCAAATAT GTTGAGGTTAAATTTGCAGATGGAAGTGTGTTCAACTTGTCAGCTGAATTCTTGAGAGTATATAGCCCAGCTGCTGATGCTAAGGTTCGGTCAATTGGGGGTGAAAAG GTAATTTCTGGACGACGTCACGTCAGTATCATGTCTGCAGAACCAGTTGGGAACTATGGG GATCCTTTTTGA